The genomic window ATGATTGCTATTAGCTTTTATGGAGCTAATGCGGTAATTGGGCCTACACTGTCCAATTTTCACGACCTAAGTCAAATTCCCTTATTTGTGTTTAGCTTGCTTTGGGCAATGGAAAAACGCAAGTGGTGGCTATTTTGGCTGCTCATAGTCTTAACCTTAGCCGTGCGTGAAGATAGCGGTGTAGTGCTATTTAGCCTTGGTTTTTACTTAATTGTCAGCAAACGCTATCCCCAAATTGGGTTAATGGTTTGTACTCTCAGTTTGAGTTATATGTTGGTATTGACTAATGCGATCATGCCGTTATTCTCTGATGATATTTCGCGGCGGTTTATGATCGAACGCTTTGGACACTTTACCGACCAAGAGGAAGCCACTACTTTAGATATTATTTGGGCAATTGTCAGTAAACCGTGGCAATTGTTGATGCAGTTATTTTCCCCTTGGGACGACAAAATAAAGTATTTACTCGGTCATTGGTTGCCTTTAGCTTTTATCCCAGCTATTTCGGGCGCAGCTTGGGTAGTGACAGGGTTTCCTTTACTGCAAATATTTTTACAGCAAGGCGAATCAAGGTTAGCCATTACAATTCGCTATGCTTTAACGGTAGTTCCGGGGTTATTTTATGGTGCAATACTTTGGTACGCTCATCACCCTAAACAGTTTAAGCCATCCTTTCAACGCTTTTGGTGTGCTTGCATTTGTTTATCGTTAGTATTTACGCTGACTTCAAACCCTAGTCGGACTTTTTATTTTCTGATTCCCGACTCAATTCAACCTTGGGTACATATTTCCTTACCGCAACAATGGCATCATGTTCGCCAAGCACGGAAACTCCTAGCGCAAATTCCCTCTGGTGCTAGTGTATCTGCAACTACCTATCTTGTCCCTCCGCTTTCTAGCCGCCGCGAAATTGTCAGATTTCCGATGTTGCAATTGCGTAATGATGCCAGGGAAGTTGTAAGTTGTGAGTATGCGATCGCCGACTTGTGGCAATTGCAACAGTATCAAGCAGCTTTTAAGGGCGATCGCCAGTTACTGATAGACAGTGTTAAGCTAATTAATCAAATCGTGGGCGATCGCCAGTACGGGATTATCGATTATACCGAGGGTATAGTATTGCTCCAAAAAGCTGCTTTATCCTCCAATCAAGCAACGGCGGCATGGTTTGCTTATCAAAACCAACTCAAAAAACTTGCCCGATTCTAATCCTAAGTATTAATTAAATCCAAAAAAAAGTTCAGTAATTACACTTGCCGTATTCGCTGTTCGTATAGCTTTAAATCAATATATATTTAGAAATATTTACAGGTTTGTGGTCGATGAAGATTTTGGTACTGACGTGGGAGTTTCCACCGCGAATTGTAGGCGGAATTGCTCGCCACGTAGCCGAGTTATACCCAGAAATTGTTAAATTAGGGCATGAAGTTCACCTCATTACCGTAGAATTTGGCTCTGCGCCAATGTACGAAGTAGTAGACGGCGTGAAGGTGCATCGCGTTGATGTTGCTTTCAGTAATGATTTTTTCCACTGGATAGTCAATTTAAACGACAGCATGGGCAGTCATGGCGCTAAATTGATGTTAGAAGAGGGCGGTTTTGATTTAATCCACGCTCACGACTGGCTAGTGGGAGATGCGGCAATTTCTCTCAAGCAAAACTTTAAAGTTCCTCTAATTGCCACTATTCACGCTACAGAATTTGGTCGCTATAATGGGCTGTACAATGCCGACCATTATTATATTTGTGGCAAAGAAAGGTTACTGGCTTACAATGCTTGGCGGGTAATTGTGTGTACTGACTATATGCGCCGGGAAGTAGAAAGAGCGCTTCACAGTCCTTGGGATAAAGTAGATGTGATTTACAACGGCATTAGAGCCGAGAAGAAACACCATCAAACAGATTTTGACTTCTGGAATTTTCGTCGCCACTTTGCCAACGATCGCGAAAAAATAGTTTACTATGTCGGGCGCATGAGCCATGAAAAAGGTGTTTCAGTCTTAATTAATGCCACCCCCAAAGTTGCCGCCGCTATGGGTGGCTATGTCAAATTTGTCATTATTGGTGGTGGCAATACGGACAACTTAAAACGTCAAGCTTGGGATTTAGGGATTTGGGAGAAGTTTTATTTCACAGGCTTCATGTCTGACGAAACGCTAGACAAGTTTCAAACTGTAGCCGATTGCGCAGTTTTCCCTAGTTTGTACGAACCTTTTGGGATTGTAGCTCTAGAAAGTTTTGCCGCCCGCGTCCCGGTAGTGGTTTCTGATACGGGAGGTTTACCGGAGGTTGTACAGCATACAAAAACAGGTGTAGTCACTTATACAGGCAATGCGGACTCTTTGGCTTGGGGAATTTTGGAAGTATTAAAAAATCCCGGTTACAGGCAATGGTTAGTGGATAACGCCTACCAAGATTTGGCGCGGCGTTTTAGGTGGGAAGACTTGGCACAGCAAACCGTTAGCGTTTACGATCGCGTAGTACAAGAAAAAGCTCAAACTGTTTGGTAACAGCTAGACAAAGGAAGTTTGCCGCCGCAAACTAGCAATAGTAGAGGTGGCGCAAAGTGCTACAAGTTCAATTTCTGAAGCTGTATTAAATCGCCCAATCCCAAACCTCACCGAAGCATAAGCTAGTTTTTCCGAGTGTCCCAAAGCTGTCAAAACATGAGACGGAGCAATAGTTGCACTGGAACACGCAGAACCCGAAGAAACAGCTACAATCGGCTGCAACCCCAACAGCAAAGCTGCTCCATCTACACCTTCTACACTAATATTTAAGTTGCCTGGTAATCGCTTGGTAGGATGACCGTTAAGATGTATTCCCTCTAATTTACTTAGCTGTTGCCATAATTGTTGGCGCAAATTAATTAAACGTTGTGCCTCCATTTCCATTTCTGCTAAAGCAATTTCTACAGCTTTGGCAAAACCAACAATCTGCGGTGGATACAAAGTCCCCGAACGCCTAGAACGCTCGTGTCCGCCTCCGTGTAACTGCGCCGATAGTTGAACTCTAGGGTTGCGCCTACGGACGTACAAAGCACCTATACCTTTAGCACCATAAACCTTATGCGCCGTCATTGATAGCAAGTCAATGTTCATTTCCTCTACATTCAAAGGAATTTTACCAATCGCTTGCGCGGCATCGGTATGAAACAAAACCCCCGCCGCGCGACAGATTGCACCAATTTCTGCCAACGGCTGCAAAACCCCAATCTCATTATTAGCCGCCATTACCGATACTAAAATCGTTTCTGGACGCAAAGCTTGCTGCAAAATATTTAAGTCGATTAATCCGTCTGGCTGGACAGGCAAAATAGTAATTTCAAACCCAAGACTTCGCAAATAATTACAAGGATCTAAAACGGCGCTATGCTCGGTTTGGAGGGTAATAATATGCCGCCCTTTACTAAAATAAGCTTCGGCAATTCCCTTAATTGCTAAATTATTTGCTTCGGTTGCTCCACTTGTAAATACTATTTCTTCTGGAGACGCGCCAATAGCTTCAGCTAAAGTATTTCTTGCCTGTTTGACACCAGCTTCCGCTTCCCAACCGTAAATGTGACCGCTACTTGATGGATTGCCAAAATATTCTGTAAAGTAAGGCAGCATTGCGGCTAATACCCGTTCGTCAACAGGGGTCGTAGCGTGACAATCTAGATAAATAGGACGATTATTCAAAGTTTTTGCTTTATATTAATAAAGTGCGATCGCTTCAAAGCTGTTTAAATTAATTTTTCTTAAGTTATATAACCTAAAGTACATAATTTTAAATGACAGCTAGAGTTTGTTCAACCACTGGATAGATACGATTGAGCCAAGAGTGATTTAGACTATGGAAATAATAAGTAATTAATCAATTTTGACTTATCTGGATGTTAATATTGTCTTGTCGCCCCCGTACCTTGCGCGTTCTTGTAGTTGACGATCATGAGCTAACCCGTTTTAGCCTGAAGCTCGCCCTGAGCGGACAGAAAGATATTGAATTAGTAGGTGTTGCCAGTAACGGACAAGAGGCAATAGAAATGGTAGAACGCTACCACCCTAACGTAATTGTTCTCGATCTACAAATGCCCGTGATGGATGGATGGAGCGCATCTAGTCGAATCAAAATCATAGATCCATCTGCTCAAATTATTGCTTATTCCTCTCTAGAAAATCCTAAGTTTTTAGAAACAACTAACATCAACTGTTTGGATGCTTTTTGTAAAAAAGACACTCCTACTAATGAGCTAATTAAGCTAGTTAGAGAGCTAGGCGAAAAAATAGTAAATTTTTAATAAAGTGCAGCAACCAAAGAATTCACGCTGATAGTTAATCCTTTTAGCCATCAGCGTGCAACTCAACAGGTGAAAAATAAAACTAATTTAATTAGCTTCTTTAGGAAAAGTCCGCTTAAATTCATCAAGCAGATCGTCCATTTCTTCTAAAGCTTGATTAACATCAATTCTTAGGCTGCCCAAATTTGGCTGTTCTAATAAAGTTAGCAATTGTTCGCGCTTAGTTTTAACTAAAGCAACTCTTTCAATCAGGGTTTGGGTATCCATGGTGGTTATTTCCAGTAATTAGTATTCTTATTTTATAAGCTGTTAGCTATTTGCGGTCTACTTAAATAGTATTAGCTAGTCAAATTCGATTTAACCAAGGTTTAAGACAAAATCTATAAATGGGTAAGTAAAATTGCCGCTAACTCTATAGCTTGGGCGGGGGTGGAGATTTGGCCCTCAATTTGGGCGATCGCAATTTCATTTAATAACTCCCCAATAATCGGACTTGGCGGTATGTCTAAAGCTTGCATTAAATCTTTGCCATTAATCAATAATTGTGGATGAGCAACCGGATCGTTGGGCGTAAGATAGCGATTAATTAAAGAGGCAAGGGTGTCTTTTTGCGTCCCCTTTGCCATCGCCAGAACCGCTAAGACTGGAAAAACTACTCCCGCCTGACGAAACAATAAATACTGCTCTTTTAAGCTGAGAGTGTCGGTTTTTGCTGGCAATTGTGGCAATACTTTAAGTGCTGTTGTTACTGCGCGAATTTCTGCACGACTATAAGTTAATTGTTGAAGTTCATTTTCTGCGGATTCAAGACTACTAACTAAACAAGCTAATTTTGCAATTCCCAACCAATTCGTTTTAACTGTATCGCTTAAAGCTTGAAATAAAGGGAGTTGCGGGAAATAGAAAGCGGCGGAATCTACTAGCGCTAGAGTTTCATAACTTTTTTGAGTAGTGTGAGGAAACCAAAGACTAATTAATCCATCTTCCCAAGCACTTTTTAGCCAGGGAGTACCCAGAGAATTATTTAGAAGATAGTTTAGTTCTACTCGTACTCTCTCTGGAGCAATTCTACTTAGTAGCGGCGATAGAGTGCGAATAGCTACTTGAGTTTCCGGTGCGATCGCAAAACCTAGTTGAGCAGCTTGGCGGTATGCTCGTAATAGTCGTAATGGATCGTCTTGTAAATTAGCTATTGATACCATCCGCATGACGCGGTTTTGCAAATCTTTGTAGCCATTTAAAGGATCGATGATTTCTTGAGTATAGGGATTATAAGCGATCGCATTTACCGTAAAATCACGCCGATATAAGTCTTCTTCTAGCGTCTCTCCTTGTTGCTGGGCAAAGTCTACAGTAGCTTGAGTAAATACAACTCTAGCAATTTGGCGATCTCCGTCAAGTAACACAAACCCAGCTTTGTAGTGACTCGCCATTTTTCGCGCTATTTTTACTGCGTCTAGCAGGACAAAATCTAAATCTAGATATTCAGATTCTCTTTTTAGTAAAGCATCTCGTACCGCACCGCCTACTAAATAAGCATTTTGAGGTATCCATGCTAAGTCAAAACACCAAGATTCGGGAGACAATGCAGAAGACATGGGTAATTGGGAATTAGGAATTTTATAAAATCCAACACTCTACAACTGAAATGCTAAGATCCAAGTCAAGCGGGGTTTTGGTTACGTTAAAATCTCGGTTAGGGCTGGAAACAGATTAACAGAAAAATCCTCTGGAGTTGGATTATGTGTATTTGTATAAATTGCCATTATGTAGATCGTTGCATTACCTATAATGCTGTAGAACATCAACACCAACAGCCGCATTTAACAGAATTCCCCGATTTTGAACCAAATGAACCCTCTATAAATGTGAACATTCGCACTACTGACGAGGAAATTCAAATGGAGTGGGATGTTGTCGGTTGCTTAAGCTTTAAGCAAGAAACGGGCAAATGGGCTAAATTACGACCAGGCGAATTAGTACCAACGTGAAATACGGTTTAGCAATTCATACTACAAGTTCAGAACTTGGATTAGCTCTAAGTAACTTTAAAGGTGACTCGCGCTCTTATGTGTGGGCTTTAGGGCGGAATCTTTCTACTCATTTACATTATCATTTAG from Synechocystis sp. PCC 7509 includes these protein-coding regions:
- a CDS encoding DUF2079 domain-containing protein, which produces MLGKLRQQPSLWLVTKVASIFFVFCLIFILHRYYTFYASFDQGIFNQVFWNGTHGRMFQSSLSSSLSTNVVHNSEVPEVFYHRLGQHFTPALLLWLPLYALIPSPATLSVLQVILITAAGFVLYALARHYLEPPLAAMIAISFYGANAVIGPTLSNFHDLSQIPLFVFSLLWAMEKRKWWLFWLLIVLTLAVREDSGVVLFSLGFYLIVSKRYPQIGLMVCTLSLSYMLVLTNAIMPLFSDDISRRFMIERFGHFTDQEEATTLDIIWAIVSKPWQLLMQLFSPWDDKIKYLLGHWLPLAFIPAISGAAWVVTGFPLLQIFLQQGESRLAITIRYALTVVPGLFYGAILWYAHHPKQFKPSFQRFWCACICLSLVFTLTSNPSRTFYFLIPDSIQPWVHISLPQQWHHVRQARKLLAQIPSGASVSATTYLVPPLSSRREIVRFPMLQLRNDAREVVSCEYAIADLWQLQQYQAAFKGDRQLLIDSVKLINQIVGDRQYGIIDYTEGIVLLQKAALSSNQATAAWFAYQNQLKKLARF
- a CDS encoding glycosyltransferase family 4 protein: MKILVLTWEFPPRIVGGIARHVAELYPEIVKLGHEVHLITVEFGSAPMYEVVDGVKVHRVDVAFSNDFFHWIVNLNDSMGSHGAKLMLEEGGFDLIHAHDWLVGDAAISLKQNFKVPLIATIHATEFGRYNGLYNADHYYICGKERLLAYNAWRVIVCTDYMRREVERALHSPWDKVDVIYNGIRAEKKHHQTDFDFWNFRRHFANDREKIVYYVGRMSHEKGVSVLINATPKVAAAMGGYVKFVIIGGGNTDNLKRQAWDLGIWEKFYFTGFMSDETLDKFQTVADCAVFPSLYEPFGIVALESFAARVPVVVSDTGGLPEVVQHTKTGVVTYTGNADSLAWGILEVLKNPGYRQWLVDNAYQDLARRFRWEDLAQQTVSVYDRVVQEKAQTVW
- a CDS encoding cysteine desulfurase family protein, yielding MNNRPIYLDCHATTPVDERVLAAMLPYFTEYFGNPSSSGHIYGWEAEAGVKQARNTLAEAIGASPEEIVFTSGATEANNLAIKGIAEAYFSKGRHIITLQTEHSAVLDPCNYLRSLGFEITILPVQPDGLIDLNILQQALRPETILVSVMAANNEIGVLQPLAEIGAICRAAGVLFHTDAAQAIGKIPLNVEEMNIDLLSMTAHKVYGAKGIGALYVRRRNPRVQLSAQLHGGGHERSRRSGTLYPPQIVGFAKAVEIALAEMEMEAQRLINLRQQLWQQLSKLEGIHLNGHPTKRLPGNLNISVEGVDGAALLLGLQPIVAVSSGSACSSATIAPSHVLTALGHSEKLAYASVRFGIGRFNTASEIELVALCATSTIASLRRQTSFV
- a CDS encoding response regulator, coding for MLILSCRPRTLRVLVVDDHELTRFSLKLALSGQKDIELVGVASNGQEAIEMVERYHPNVIVLDLQMPVMDGWSASSRIKIIDPSAQIIAYSSLENPKFLETTNINCLDAFCKKDTPTNELIKLVRELGEKIVNF
- a CDS encoding CCA tRNA nucleotidyltransferase; protein product: MSSALSPESWCFDLAWIPQNAYLVGGAVRDALLKRESEYLDLDFVLLDAVKIARKMASHYKAGFVLLDGDRQIARVVFTQATVDFAQQQGETLEEDLYRRDFTVNAIAYNPYTQEIIDPLNGYKDLQNRVMRMVSIANLQDDPLRLLRAYRQAAQLGFAIAPETQVAIRTLSPLLSRIAPERVRVELNYLLNNSLGTPWLKSAWEDGLISLWFPHTTQKSYETLALVDSAAFYFPQLPLFQALSDTVKTNWLGIAKLACLVSSLESAENELQQLTYSRAEIRAVTTALKVLPQLPAKTDTLSLKEQYLLFRQAGVVFPVLAVLAMAKGTQKDTLASLINRYLTPNDPVAHPQLLINGKDLMQALDIPPSPIIGELLNEIAIAQIEGQISTPAQAIELAAILLTHL
- a CDS encoding Ycf34 family protein, translated to MCICINCHYVDRCITYNAVEHQHQQPHLTEFPDFEPNEPSINVNIRTTDEEIQMEWDVVGCLSFKQETGKWAKLRPGELVPT